From bacterium, a single genomic window includes:
- a CDS encoding T9SS type A sorting domain-containing protein, which translates to VYVGLQSNGIWRWDAGTASWVATPIDNTMVFFLKSLAGRLWMGGWGQLLSSADGESWTDEHEGLKSWLSVNALDGDADWLYAGLDGGGIWRRSLATGLEGIDPGTGGTGARLSVTPNPFLRGAQLRFTLARPAPVALAVYDVAGRLVARLVEGELPAGVQERQWDGRTAGGEAAPAGLYLIRLEVAGRVEVTKSVRLR; encoded by the coding sequence TTGTCTACGTGGGGCTCCAGAGCAACGGCATCTGGCGCTGGGACGCCGGCACCGCGAGCTGGGTCGCGACCCCGATCGACAACACCATGGTCTTCTTCCTCAAGTCGCTGGCGGGCAGGCTCTGGATGGGCGGCTGGGGACAGCTCCTCAGCAGCGCGGACGGCGAGAGCTGGACCGACGAGCACGAGGGCCTCAAGTCCTGGCTGTCCGTCAACGCGCTCGACGGGGACGCCGACTGGCTCTATGCCGGCCTCGACGGCGGCGGCATCTGGCGCCGCTCCCTGGCGACGGGCCTGGAGGGGATCGACCCGGGGACCGGCGGGACCGGCGCCCGGCTCTCGGTGACCCCCAACCCCTTCCTGCGCGGGGCCCAGTTGCGCTTCACGCTCGCGCGGCCGGCGCCGGTGGCGCTCGCGGTCTACGACGTCGCGGGTCGGCTCGTCGCGCGCCTGGTCGAGGGCGAGCTGCCGGCCGGGGTCCAGGAGCGCCAGTGGGACGGCCGCACGGCCGGCGGCGAGGCGGCGCCGGCCGGGCTCTACCTGATTCGCCTCGAGGTCGCGGGCCGCGTGGAGGTGACGAAGAGCGTCCGCCTGCGCTAG